In the Microcebus murinus isolate Inina chromosome X, M.murinus_Inina_mat1.0, whole genome shotgun sequence genome, TTTACATTTATGAAAGGGTAAAATGCAGATTCAAACCACTGAGGATTCCAGAGAAATCAGTGGGTTTTTGTCACCTTTAGGAGTCTAGCATATCAGCAGTAGTGGAGGCCAGTGGAGGAAGCAGAAAGGGAAGAAATACCTGATATTCACGGCATTGTCTACAAAAGGAAGGCAGAACAGCAGAGTAATAGGAAATCCCAAATCTGAAGTGCTCCAAACTCCAAAACATTTTGAACATGACATGATGccataaatggaaaatttcacagCTGACCTgatgtacacaaactttgtttcatgtacaaaattatttaaaacattgtataaaattactttcaggcTATAGGTATAAGgtgtatataaaagttaaataaatttcatccttagacttgggtcccatccacAAGATATGTCATTATGTATattgcaaatattcccaaatttgAAAAGATCCAAAATGAGAAAcactggtcccaagcattttttttttatttctgcatattatgggggtatgtttaggttatgtaaattgctcttcctcctccccccctcggagcttcaagcgtgtccatcccccagatcaggggtcctcaaactttttaaacagggggccagttcactgtccctcagaccgttggagggctgttggagagtgtggcgcacattccacacatgcgcactgtgggcccgggacgagtcggctgctaagcaggacaggtagcggtggcaaaaacacccggcaggccacatgcagctcactggccgtagtttgaggatgcttgTCCCAGATTGTGcgccaagatatctcattatgtaatactcatcccctcctcccccctccaatctgcccaacacctgataaatgttattcctgtatgtgcatttaggtgttgatcagtgaaaccaatttgctgagAGCATTTTGtgtaagggatactcaacctgtacccATGTGACTGTTGATTGGATTTTCTGGTAGGCACACCTTTTGGAACCTTCCCCCCAAATGAAAGGCACCTAGAGGGTTGGGGCTTTGcatgtgtggatacagccagacaCAGGGTTCACTCATTACCTCATTTGATTCCAACAGCAGCCCTGTAAGGCatatattatcctcattttaaacataataggCTGACTTTAAGGAAATGTATCTATAATAATTACCAGATTtgtgcttttaaataaaaaatccagagGTAATACaagatttttatgtctttaaattgtgttttaagtatttcttaatTGCCCCCATTCCATTTATAAGCTGATTGGCAGTTTCCTAGTTTCCTGTTTTTGGACACATGTAAAACACaatattcattttggaaaaatgagaaaaacagataatcaagaaaaaataaattaaaaagtaccaATCACTATActacatagaaaaaaacatattctgtttttaatatatatattttgtatatattttatatatagtaaaaatatgcatGCTTTAAAATGAGATAGTATACCTATAGagtactttttaaattgctttattaACTTTACAACATGTAGTAAACATCTTTCCATGCAAGTTGATGAAACTCCCCTGCTGACAAAAAACCTTACAGACTAGGTCAAAATGAAATCTTCAATCAGAAAATGGCAGAACACCAAAAGATTCACACTAAAGTTATACCAGGGAAGTACAAGTTTGGAAAGCAGGGGGCTTATAATTATTAACCTTAAGATTCAAGGCATAAGGCAAAATTCATCATGATGATCATGGTGAGGGGGGTCCCCTATGAGAATACGCAGACTGTACCTCAACTGAAGCTCCCTAATTTTCCTCCTTAGCTCTCTCATCTCCTCCATGAACCGTTCCATATCATCTGCATCTCCATCTATCATATCAATGTTATTGACAAGCCTATTAGGCACTTCCTCTCCAAAATCCTGTGCAGGTGGAACCCAATCCCCTCTAATATTTCCTCCAGGCTCCTGGCCTTCACCACCTTCCAAAGGACGTGCTGCTTCTTCATTCTGCACTGGGGCTTTCTCCACAACTTTGTTTTCCTGCGGGGCGTTTTCCATGTTGAGGGGTTTTCCCCCCGTTTCTTCCTCCTAGgagataaaaagcaagaaaagtgaTTGATACAGGAATCAGAGGTCTGTCTGGCAAGTTTTCCTACCTGGGAAACTTCGTTCACCCTCTAGGGGGCGCCCCAACCCAGCCTTACCCTAAAGCTCACCATTTTCCCTGAAAATCCTTTCCCAGGCCACTTCCTCCACCAAAATGTATGACAGGTGGTAGGCGGGGCAGCATTTGAGAGACCAGGCCTAACCTCCTGGGGATACTGATAAGCCCTCAAGGGGCGCACTAGACCTCGCCCTTTTactccctccttccttcaccAGCCACAGGTTTGTTGTTTTGTTCAGACTCTGCCAGGTTTCTTCTGCACTTAACtcggacggggggggggggggggggggctgtgagTCCCCCAGATTCTGCTTGAATCCCTGATACTCCTACATCACAGTGCCTCAGGGAACTTCCTACCTGCAGGGATCAAAGGCAGTCTTTCTCTCAGCCTTGAAATCTGCTACGCCAACGCACTTAAAGACCTGCAGACAAAAATATGACAATGGCCAGAACTGATCACTTGATTAAAGGGCTGGTACTGGGAGCACCAGGTCCGTTGTTGATTTAGTGCTCTCCTAGTCAAGCGTCACCACCTTCTGTTTCTCCTCCACCTTGTCTCACAGCTTCTTTTCTCACCTGTGACAGGCTACTCCACCTTCCAGAAACAGGCACTGTAATCAAAGGTAATTATTTCCAAACCATCTTAACCTCTTCTTTAGGACCCCTATCCCCACTGTCTCCTCCTACTCCTAAATGGTCACTTAATTACCATTTCTTGAACGTTGATGGACAACTTGCGGGGCGGGGTAGTTAGAAGATCTTGTTGGGTGGAGGCGTAGTTTACAAAGAATTTCAATCTGGCTATCCCCCAAGCCCCTATGGAACTCACTGCCCTCTCTCCAGCCCACTCCCTCCCTTGCCCACCATTTTGTGCATCAAGATGGTGGATGGGCGAAAAGGTGTGTGGGTACTGCATACCAGGCCCCGCTGTGATGTAAGCGCTTTGTCATTCTTATCCCAGGGTCCCAAGCTTACACCGACCTGCAGGGAGGAGAAACCGTTTCTC is a window encoding:
- the BEX5 gene encoding protein BEX5 — encoded protein: MENAPQENKVVEKAPVQNEEAARPLEGGEGQEPGGNIRGDWVPPAQDFGEEVPNRLVNNIDMIDGDADDMERFMEEMRELRRKIRELQLRYSLRILIGDPPHHDHHDEFCLMP